From Psychrobacillus sp. FSL K6-2836, a single genomic window includes:
- the helD gene encoding RNA polymerase recycling motor HelD encodes MESEFLQEQKRVDSVVETITEQITRLEEETSRSRNELVKIRKHFWDEVKVNVDTFDDYLETIIGLRQETQALSVIQSTDRHTSKKLSKLRRMQETPYFGRIDFIEEGDSTQEQIYIGISTLRDASGEEFLIYDWRAPVSSVYYEYQTGPAKYATPGGEIKGILVKKGQYLIRGGVLQSMFDTSLTIGDEILQQVLGKGTDKHMHNIVATIQQEQNRIIRHDRGRLLIVHGAAGSGKTSAALQRIAFLLYKYRGSMNADQIILFSPNSMFNSYVSNVLPELGEESMQQVTFQEYLDHRLSEEFQVENPYEQLEYVLTASNTPSYGARVASIRFKASPLFFDAIESYRKSLELSGMLFKDMIFRGKPIVTAGQIAERFYSNDTSLRFHNRLENLKDWLIKKINETQQAELTKPWVQEKIELLSNEDYHKAQIYLAKKQGYKREEIADYEVEHEALARLFVQQKLKPLRKRVKTFGFIDIKGIYEQLFADPLQIKRWIEGETPAEWEEICQATLEMLNEGKLSYEDATPFLLMKELIQGFQTNGSIKHILVDEAQDYSPFQFEFLKRLFPSARMTVLGDFNQAIFAHASEKENFDVLMSLYGQVETEVINMTRSYRSTKPIIEFTRKLVPNGERIIPFDRDGEQPVLTQLLNHTELHRCITSKVATLRSLRYNSIAIICKSAEESKSAYESLSNIDDIKLVKNGSSEYEQGVVVIPSYLSKGIEFDAVIIYDASEQVYGDESLRRVFYTSCTRAMHYLQLYSVGEPTPLLGNVLHESFIQA; translated from the coding sequence ATGGAGTCAGAATTTCTGCAGGAGCAAAAACGAGTGGATAGTGTAGTAGAGACAATAACGGAGCAAATCACGAGATTAGAGGAAGAAACTTCTCGGAGTCGAAACGAACTGGTTAAGATACGTAAACACTTTTGGGATGAAGTCAAGGTCAATGTTGATACCTTTGATGATTATCTTGAGACCATCATTGGCTTGAGACAAGAGACTCAAGCTCTATCAGTTATCCAAAGCACCGATAGACATACTTCTAAGAAATTATCCAAGCTTCGACGTATGCAGGAGACTCCCTACTTTGGTCGAATCGATTTCATCGAAGAAGGAGATTCTACTCAGGAACAAATTTATATTGGAATTTCCACACTTAGGGATGCAAGTGGCGAAGAATTTCTTATCTACGACTGGAGGGCGCCTGTCTCAAGTGTCTACTATGAATACCAGACTGGACCTGCCAAGTATGCGACACCTGGTGGTGAAATTAAAGGTATATTAGTGAAAAAGGGGCAATATCTTATCCGTGGCGGTGTTCTCCAATCCATGTTCGATACGAGTCTCACTATTGGAGATGAGATTTTACAACAGGTGCTGGGTAAAGGTACAGACAAACATATGCACAATATAGTAGCTACCATTCAACAGGAGCAAAACCGAATCATTCGTCATGATCGTGGCAGACTGCTCATTGTACACGGTGCCGCTGGAAGTGGAAAGACATCGGCCGCTCTGCAGCGGATTGCTTTTTTACTCTACAAATATCGAGGTAGTATGAATGCTGATCAAATTATTCTATTTTCACCTAATTCGATGTTTAACAGTTATGTGTCCAATGTGCTGCCAGAACTTGGAGAAGAGAGTATGCAGCAGGTCACATTTCAGGAATATTTAGACCATCGGCTAAGTGAAGAGTTTCAAGTTGAAAATCCCTACGAGCAATTGGAGTATGTTTTAACTGCTTCGAATACCCCTTCCTACGGGGCAAGGGTTGCGAGCATTCGATTCAAAGCATCGCCTCTTTTTTTCGATGCCATCGAATCATATAGGAAATCGTTAGAGTTATCTGGAATGTTATTCAAGGACATGATCTTCAGAGGAAAGCCAATTGTTACCGCCGGGCAAATAGCAGAAAGATTTTATAGTAACGACACATCACTCCGCTTCCATAATAGACTAGAAAATTTAAAGGATTGGCTAATTAAGAAAATAAACGAGACCCAACAGGCTGAACTGACTAAGCCGTGGGTACAGGAGAAAATTGAGCTACTTAGCAATGAGGATTACCATAAGGCCCAGATCTATTTGGCGAAAAAACAAGGTTATAAAAGAGAAGAGATTGCAGATTATGAGGTCGAACATGAAGCGCTTGCCCGATTGTTTGTTCAGCAGAAACTGAAGCCGTTACGTAAACGAGTCAAAACATTTGGTTTCATCGACATTAAGGGAATATATGAGCAGCTTTTTGCTGATCCTCTGCAAATCAAACGGTGGATAGAGGGGGAAACACCTGCGGAGTGGGAGGAGATTTGCCAAGCAACGCTGGAAATGCTAAATGAAGGCAAGCTGTCTTATGAAGATGCTACTCCTTTCTTACTTATGAAAGAGCTGATTCAAGGCTTTCAGACGAACGGCTCGATAAAGCATATACTTGTTGATGAGGCTCAGGATTATTCGCCGTTTCAATTTGAGTTTCTAAAGCGTTTATTTCCATCGGCTAGAATGACTGTACTAGGTGACTTTAATCAGGCGATATTCGCCCATGCAAGTGAAAAGGAAAATTTTGACGTGCTTATGAGCTTATACGGGCAGGTTGAAACGGAAGTGATTAACATGACGCGCAGCTACCGATCCACAAAGCCGATTATCGAATTTACACGAAAACTAGTACCAAACGGCGAACGGATTATCCCTTTCGATCGCGATGGTGAGCAACCCGTGCTGACGCAATTGCTCAATCACACAGAACTGCACCGCTGCATCACATCCAAAGTCGCAACTTTGCGAAGCCTTCGTTATAACAGTATTGCAATAATATGTAAATCAGCAGAGGAGAGTAAAAGTGCATACGAATCCTTGTCCAACATCGATGATATTAAGCTCGTGAAGAACGGCTCGAGTGAATATGAACAAGGTGTTGTTGTCATTCCTTCGTATTTGTCCAAAGGCATCGAATTCGATGCTGTCATCATTTATGATGCATCAGAGCAAGTATACGGGGATGAGAGCCTTCGCAGAGTATTCTACACTTCCTGTACTAGAGCTATGCATTATTTGCAACTTTACAGTGTAGGTGAACCGACCCCATTATTGGGAAACGTCTTGCATGAAAGTTTCATCCAAGCTTGA
- a CDS encoding sensor histidine kinase, with protein MKKPMVKDIILSLLAVMMVLAILTLIRDSGNYIGKTYFDSDSFNEEVRGFESSIVSLILAVPDIEEIKKNITVTTEEIDEHRYRFGSLQDQLDSIKYQYEGRTDDASIAERNKKMEDITKNFEDNVHVADKVRLEKEKQVDEYFLTLERRKNEFLNGDTGFIYSLKNKETGEKFTNGDMNTKFAYKKEYSSKSNYLRRNVVNESIDNSWYVQNLIGYGFPQFEGTIAISEASIKNGNRADSYQYFKKEERFFFGILILGVLAAITFIFLWRKDKTHFQHEEGKRKYRSLPIDVQWILFFVSVFIVYTATNELRNGILHYGGYDIPIFTLIIAILTAALVFYQREWLKVDFESFDWKNTLLYSWFKSLEGFFLKRTIGVQTLIMLIVIFFWGFGTMMVFWEPSIIIVWIPATILIGIPVLMFLLSRMSYLNRIMMKTEEMARGVIGNEVEVRGKSPIAEHAASLNGLRDRIKSSHSEQAKSERLKTELITNVSHDLRTPLTSIITYTDLLKNPSITDEERSSYIAILDKKSMRLKTLIEDLFEVSKMATGNIELDKRKVDLTQLLQQAIAEHQEDIDKSGLDYRVAIGTKPIMSYVDGQKWWRVLDNLIINTLKYALPNTRVYINLDQVDGEAIFVIKNIAKYELGNDVNELTERFKRADTSRHTDGSGLGLAIAQSIVDLHGGSLRMEVDGDLFKVTVKIAVII; from the coding sequence ATGAAAAAACCAATGGTAAAAGATATAATACTTTCTTTGTTAGCGGTAATGATGGTTTTAGCTATACTAACCCTAATTAGAGATAGCGGTAATTATATAGGGAAAACCTATTTCGATAGCGATAGCTTTAATGAAGAAGTACGTGGCTTTGAGTCGTCTATTGTTTCACTTATTTTAGCTGTTCCAGATATTGAAGAAATAAAGAAAAACATTACCGTAACAACCGAAGAAATAGATGAACATCGCTATCGGTTTGGTAGTCTACAAGATCAACTAGACTCCATCAAATATCAATATGAAGGAAGAACAGATGATGCATCAATTGCAGAACGCAATAAAAAAATGGAAGATATCACTAAAAATTTTGAGGATAATGTGCATGTAGCAGATAAAGTACGACTTGAAAAAGAAAAACAGGTAGATGAGTATTTTCTAACATTAGAGCGCAGGAAGAATGAATTCTTAAATGGTGATACGGGATTTATTTATAGCTTGAAAAATAAAGAAACTGGCGAAAAATTTACAAATGGTGATATGAATACCAAGTTTGCTTACAAAAAAGAATACTCTAGTAAATCCAACTATTTAAGAAGAAATGTTGTAAATGAAAGTATAGATAACTCTTGGTACGTACAAAATTTAATTGGCTATGGCTTCCCGCAATTCGAAGGAACTATTGCTATATCAGAAGCAAGTATTAAAAATGGTAATCGCGCGGATAGTTATCAATATTTTAAAAAAGAAGAGAGATTCTTTTTTGGGATACTTATCCTAGGTGTCTTAGCAGCTATCACATTTATTTTCTTGTGGAGAAAAGACAAGACTCATTTTCAGCATGAGGAAGGAAAGCGAAAGTATCGTAGCTTGCCGATAGATGTACAATGGATATTATTTTTTGTCAGTGTCTTTATTGTATATACTGCTACAAATGAATTGAGAAATGGTATTTTACATTACGGTGGATATGATATACCAATTTTTACGTTAATCATTGCAATTCTTACAGCCGCTTTAGTATTTTATCAGAGGGAATGGTTAAAAGTAGATTTTGAAAGTTTTGATTGGAAGAATACGCTTTTGTATAGTTGGTTTAAGTCATTAGAAGGCTTTTTCTTAAAACGCACTATTGGGGTACAAACACTGATTATGCTAATCGTTATATTCTTCTGGGGATTTGGCACAATGATGGTGTTCTGGGAGCCAAGTATAATAATCGTTTGGATACCGGCTACGATTTTAATCGGCATTCCAGTGCTCATGTTTTTATTGTCCAGAATGTCATACTTGAACCGAATTATGATGAAAACAGAAGAAATGGCAAGAGGCGTGATCGGCAACGAAGTCGAAGTGAGAGGGAAGTCGCCTATTGCTGAGCATGCGGCTAGCTTAAATGGGCTTCGCGACCGAATAAAGTCATCTCATTCCGAGCAAGCCAAAAGTGAACGCTTGAAAACGGAGCTTATCACAAATGTTAGTCATGATTTACGAACACCGTTAACATCGATTATTACGTACACAGATTTGTTGAAGAACCCGAGCATTACGGATGAGGAGCGTTCGTCCTATATTGCAATTTTGGATAAAAAGTCGATGCGCTTGAAAACGCTAATCGAAGACTTGTTTGAAGTATCCAAAATGGCGACCGGAAATATCGAATTAGATAAACGGAAAGTGGATTTAACCCAACTGCTGCAGCAAGCAATCGCAGAGCACCAGGAAGACATTGATAAATCAGGGTTAGATTATCGCGTAGCCATTGGCACTAAACCAATCATGTCCTATGTAGATGGTCAAAAGTGGTGGAGAGTTCTTGATAACCTGATCATCAATACGCTGAAGTACGCCCTACCTAATACTCGCGTGTATATCAATTTGGACCAAGTCGACGGAGAAGCCATTTTCGTCATCAAAAATATAGCAAAGTATGAGTTAGGTAACGATGTGAATGAATTAACCGAGCGATTCAAGAGAGCAGACACATCTCGTCATACAGATGGTTCGGGACTTGGCCTTGCTATCGCACAATCCATAGTGGATTTACACGGAGGCAGCTTAAGAATGGAAGTAGACGGAGATTTGTTCAAAGTAACCGTGAAAATAGCTGTAATAATATAG
- a CDS encoding LysR family transcriptional regulator yields the protein MNIEQLTYIVEVANSNSLATAAKTLNISQSALSQAITKLESELNLKIFNRSRTGAVTTKEGDYIVEKAKSALNAIYQIKEEAKNQLNNLNDVLRLSTIPGLADPIIDTYLSYSKRGSHLKVEVDEKSSLEIIEDIISNKIDIGFIALNKTNTNLVNELNFTPIIEGKILVYASNESHIAKTNDVVTADLLKKQTFVLYKDEYVQGFITNFQRLYGPINISFKTTNLDMITKAVTELGFVTIGHDVSTKFNPNYPSNKMTTLSIVDSFDTSFRFGWIKKNENKLSEQAKLYVNEVNEILTKK from the coding sequence ATGAACATAGAACAATTAACATATATTGTTGAAGTAGCAAATTCAAATTCTTTAGCAACAGCTGCAAAAACTTTGAATATAAGTCAATCTGCATTGAGCCAAGCTATAACAAAGTTAGAGAGTGAACTAAATTTGAAAATATTTAATCGTAGTAGAACGGGTGCAGTCACTACTAAGGAAGGAGATTATATAGTAGAAAAAGCTAAAAGTGCTTTGAATGCAATTTACCAAATAAAAGAAGAGGCAAAAAATCAACTAAATAATTTAAACGATGTGCTTAGATTATCCACTATTCCAGGATTGGCAGATCCAATAATAGACACTTATTTATCATATAGTAAAAGGGGATCCCATTTAAAAGTTGAGGTAGACGAAAAATCTAGCTTGGAAATAATTGAAGACATAATTAGTAATAAAATTGATATTGGGTTCATTGCGCTCAACAAAACTAACACCAACCTTGTAAATGAGCTTAATTTCACTCCAATTATTGAAGGGAAAATTTTAGTCTATGCTTCAAATGAATCACATATAGCTAAAACCAATGATGTAGTTACTGCTGATTTGTTAAAAAAACAAACATTCGTCTTATATAAGGATGAATATGTACAAGGTTTTATTACTAACTTTCAAAGATTATATGGTCCAATAAATATCTCTTTTAAAACGACAAATCTAGATATGATTACTAAAGCAGTAACAGAACTTGGATTCGTAACTATTGGACACGATGTCTCTACCAAATTCAACCCTAACTATCCTTCTAATAAAATGACTACTTTGAGCATTGTAGATTCTTTTGACACGTCGTTCAGATTTGGTTGGATTAAAAAGAATGAAAATAAACTATCAGAGCAAGCAAAACTTTATGTTAATGAGGTTAACGAAATTTTGACTAAAAAATAA
- a CDS encoding SDR family NAD(P)-dependent oxidoreductase, producing MTNLSGKVALVTGGASGIGYAIVQRLLKANIKVAVADLNREKLSEMEEAHKGNLIGCVTNVTKEADIENLVNKTVETFGGLDYAFNVAGASKAGAIVDQSEEDWDFTVDLCLKGVFLSVKHEARYMKEHGGGAIVNIASLNAHVPMFYGAAYSSAKAGVEMLTKNAALELAQNNIRVNAILPGLVATPLTSGLTNVEAINEAYMERIPMRRAGDPDEMAGPALFLVSDDASYVNGASLIVDGAWAVSGYPDLSKFM from the coding sequence ATGACAAATTTATCTGGTAAAGTAGCGCTTGTAACTGGAGGAGCTTCAGGAATTGGTTATGCTATTGTTCAACGTTTATTAAAAGCTAATATTAAAGTAGCTGTTGCTGATTTAAATAGAGAAAAATTAAGCGAAATGGAGGAAGCCCATAAAGGAAATTTAATAGGTTGTGTAACTAATGTAACAAAAGAAGCTGATATCGAAAATTTAGTCAATAAAACTGTTGAAACATTCGGTGGCCTTGATTATGCATTCAATGTTGCGGGTGCTTCAAAAGCTGGTGCAATTGTAGATCAAAGTGAAGAAGACTGGGATTTCACTGTAGATTTATGTTTAAAAGGTGTATTTTTATCAGTAAAACATGAAGCAAGATATATGAAGGAACATGGTGGAGGAGCAATTGTAAATATAGCTTCTTTAAATGCACATGTACCAATGTTTTACGGAGCAGCTTATTCATCAGCAAAAGCTGGAGTTGAAATGTTAACGAAGAATGCTGCATTAGAATTAGCACAAAATAATATTAGAGTGAATGCAATTCTGCCAGGATTGGTTGCAACTCCTTTAACAAGCGGGTTAACTAATGTTGAAGCAATCAATGAAGCTTATATGGAACGCATACCTATGCGTCGGGCGGGAGACCCAGATGAAATGGCAGGACCTGCATTATTTTTAGTTAGTGATGATGCTTCTTACGTGAACGGTGCAAGTCTAATTGTTGATGGTGCATGGGCTGTAAGTGGTTATCCGGATTTAAGCAAATTCATGTAA
- a CDS encoding AraC family transcriptional regulator: MDLLKNMNDSMKYIEENLTKEIDFKMVARLARCSEYHFKRMFSFLAGIPLSEYIRRRRLSLAAFELNNSNIKIIDVAIKYGYSSPDSFTRAFQNLHGITPSEARNNGQQLKAYPLMTFQLSIRGGNEMNYRIEQKEAFNIVGIMKRVPIIFGGENPEITAMWKSLTMGKIDQLKKLSNVEPKGMVQASTNFSEGRMEEKGELDQYIGVATTQEYPENFSKLEVPALTWAVFDSIGPFPSTLQETWGRIYSEWFPSSNYQVIEGPEILSIESEDLTSPSVKSEIWIPVSKK; the protein is encoded by the coding sequence ATGGATTTGCTGAAAAATATGAATGATTCAATGAAGTATATCGAGGAGAACCTTACTAAAGAAATAGACTTCAAAATGGTGGCTAGGTTAGCTCGATGTTCCGAATATCATTTTAAAAGAATGTTTTCTTTCCTTGCAGGAATTCCGTTATCAGAATACATTCGGCGCAGACGACTTAGTTTAGCAGCATTTGAGCTTAATAATAGTAACATAAAAATAATTGATGTTGCGATTAAATATGGATACAGTTCACCGGACTCTTTTACTAGAGCTTTTCAGAATTTACATGGTATAACACCATCAGAGGCAAGAAACAATGGACAACAATTAAAAGCCTATCCACTAATGACCTTTCAATTATCAATTAGAGGAGGAAATGAAATGAATTATCGAATTGAACAAAAAGAGGCATTTAACATAGTTGGTATTATGAAAAGAGTCCCAATAATTTTTGGAGGAGAAAACCCAGAAATTACAGCGATGTGGAAATCTTTGACGATGGGAAAAATAGATCAATTAAAAAAGCTCTCTAATGTTGAACCCAAAGGAATGGTTCAAGCATCTACAAACTTTTCTGAAGGACGCATGGAAGAAAAAGGAGAGCTTGATCAATATATAGGGGTGGCCACAACACAAGAATACCCTGAAAACTTTTCAAAACTTGAAGTTCCTGCCTTAACATGGGCTGTATTCGATTCAATAGGGCCTTTTCCTAGTACACTACAGGAAACTTGGGGAAGGATTTATTCTGAGTGGTTTCCATCTTCTAACTATCAAGTAATAGAAGGTCCTGAAATCTTGTCGATTGAAAGTGAAGATTTAACTTCACCATCAGTAAAAAGCGAAATTTGGATTCCCGTATCGAAAAAATAA
- a CDS encoding 2,3-butanediol dehydrogenase, with the protein MQAAVWHNIKDVRVEQIEEPVISSGQVKVKVEWAGICGSDLHAYSHGLSMEAHSLSGKKPPLTLGHEFSGTIVEVADDVTSHQVGERIAIEPLIYCGDCYACKRGYYNQCSKVGFVGLNRDGGFAEYVIVNENMVHVLPENVSFEEGALVEPTAVSFYAVRESKLKAGDSIAIFGAGPIGLLTLLSAKAAGATKIIVIDLSEERLEKAKELGATTIINGMRDDIVETIHDLTDGGVSVAFECAGAQPTMTSAVASVKQGGQVMAIAVFAKPVSVDMGQLMFKAADITSTLAYRHVFPEVIDMISTGRLDVKPVITKKIDLKEIVEEGFNQLINDKNQSKILVKP; encoded by the coding sequence ATGCAAGCAGCAGTTTGGCATAATATTAAAGATGTTCGTGTAGAACAGATAGAAGAGCCTGTGATTTCTTCAGGTCAAGTTAAAGTAAAAGTTGAATGGGCAGGAATCTGTGGAAGTGATCTTCATGCATATTCACATGGCTTATCAATGGAAGCGCATTCATTGAGTGGTAAAAAACCACCACTTACACTTGGTCATGAATTTTCCGGAACAATTGTGGAGGTTGCAGATGATGTAACTAGCCATCAAGTTGGGGAGAGAATTGCAATTGAACCTCTAATCTATTGTGGTGATTGTTATGCTTGTAAAAGGGGCTATTATAACCAATGCAGCAAAGTAGGATTTGTCGGATTAAACCGTGACGGTGGTTTCGCTGAGTATGTAATTGTTAATGAAAATATGGTACACGTACTGCCAGAAAATGTTTCCTTTGAAGAAGGGGCTTTAGTTGAACCAACGGCTGTTTCATTTTATGCAGTAAGAGAAAGTAAACTAAAAGCAGGTGATTCTATAGCAATTTTTGGTGCAGGACCCATTGGATTATTGACTTTGTTATCTGCTAAAGCAGCTGGTGCAACAAAAATCATTGTAATAGACCTGTCAGAAGAACGTCTGGAAAAGGCAAAAGAATTAGGGGCTACTACCATTATTAATGGTATGCGTGACGACATTGTTGAAACAATTCACGATTTGACAGATGGTGGAGTTAGTGTTGCATTTGAATGTGCTGGTGCACAGCCTACAATGACAAGTGCGGTTGCTTCTGTAAAACAAGGTGGACAAGTAATGGCAATAGCAGTATTCGCGAAACCTGTTTCTGTTGATATGGGTCAGCTAATGTTTAAAGCTGCAGACATAACTTCAACACTTGCTTATAGACATGTTTTTCCTGAAGTCATTGATATGATTTCTACCGGAAGATTGGATGTAAAACCTGTTATTACAAAGAAAATTGATCTAAAAGAAATAGTCGAAGAAGGATTTAACCAATTAATTAACGATAAAAACCAATCAAAAATTTTAGTAAAACCATAA
- a CDS encoding DUF6366 family protein gives MSEESRERLKTKEQRKNPGGALNNAWAQAHIGAPSSGCLVNIGSVVIVVVILLLVRACSN, from the coding sequence ATGTCCGAGGAATCCAGAGAAAGATTAAAAACTAAAGAACAACGAAAAAACCCTGGTGGTGCTTTAAATAATGCCTGGGCTCAAGCCCATATAGGAGCACCTAGTAGTGGGTGTTTGGTCAATATTGGTTCAGTTGTAATAGTTGTCGTAATTCTTCTGCTGGTAAGAGCCTGCTCAAATTAA
- a CDS encoding BsuPI-related putative proteinase inhibitor: MILASCGTDNSDSITGKPQQKEDKSITTELKVKEDGNASFTMKNETPKEMTLTYPSGQEIEYQLLNNEDNIVFTYSADKVFVLMISEKLLQPNEEIVIPLDLKTELAEVPAGSYTLVAWSTAKELSDQKQEVAYEWAGDEVAEESNETITVYRGDANAEYVEPYDVSIDPTSDLVHQIFEEIMVLEVGLIDYRLENNNTKLILNMDSGLENVQGSAGENIFIGTIVHSYFENLPDIEEIYFEEEGKSPVELAHIVVSKPFTRDQDYTNKK; this comes from the coding sequence TTGATCTTAGCGAGTTGCGGAACGGATAATTCAGATAGCATTACCGGTAAACCTCAACAAAAGGAAGACAAAAGCATCACAACTGAACTAAAAGTAAAAGAGGATGGCAATGCTTCATTTACCATGAAAAATGAAACACCAAAAGAAATGACATTAACATATCCGAGCGGGCAAGAAATTGAATATCAGCTTTTAAACAATGAAGACAATATTGTATTCACCTATTCAGCCGACAAGGTATTTGTCCTTATGATTTCCGAAAAACTGCTACAGCCAAATGAAGAAATCGTCATACCACTTGACTTAAAAACAGAATTGGCAGAAGTACCTGCTGGTTCATACACACTTGTAGCTTGGTCAACCGCAAAAGAATTAAGTGACCAGAAACAAGAGGTAGCCTATGAATGGGCTGGAGATGAAGTAGCGGAAGAAAGTAATGAAACGATTACCGTCTATAGAGGGGACGCAAATGCAGAGTATGTTGAACCATACGACGTAAGTATTGATCCTACAAGCGATTTAGTTCATCAAATTTTCGAAGAAATTATGGTGCTTGAAGTCGGGTTAATTGATTATCGTTTAGAGAATAATAACACAAAGCTAATCTTAAATATGGATAGTGGACTAGAGAATGTACAGGGAAGTGCTGGCGAGAATATATTTATTGGGACAATTGTTCATTCCTATTTTGAAAACCTTCCCGATATAGAGGAAATATACTTCGAAGAGGAAGGTAAATCCCCGGTTGAACTCGCGCATATAGTGGTGTCGAAGCCATTTACAAGGGATCAGGACTATACAAATAAAAAATAG
- a CDS encoding DNA topology modulation protein FlaR — MKIYIVGSVGSGKTTLARKVAANLHIPHFETDSFVWNHQPTGDTRNDIDVRNQLLIDAVQLEEWVIEGVHIDWTDEALLVADQIIFLDIPVHKRTWRIIRRYIRQLLKIEKVNYKPTFTIFRKMFQWNTYFEEQMKPLFLTKFEVFGTKVHYLYTNEEVEEWLQRLQMEETR; from the coding sequence GTGAAAATTTACATTGTAGGCTCAGTGGGAAGTGGCAAAACCACACTTGCACGTAAAGTTGCAGCCAACCTCCACATACCACATTTTGAAACGGATAGTTTCGTATGGAATCATCAACCGACTGGTGACACTCGAAATGATATTGATGTCAGAAACCAATTACTTATCGACGCAGTACAACTAGAAGAGTGGGTTATAGAAGGTGTTCACATCGATTGGACAGACGAGGCATTACTAGTTGCTGACCAAATTATTTTCTTAGATATCCCTGTGCATAAACGAACGTGGCGCATAATTAGACGATACATTCGTCAGCTTCTAAAAATAGAAAAGGTAAACTATAAACCGACCTTTACTATATTCCGGAAGATGTTTCAGTGGAATACATACTTCGAAGAACAAATGAAACCATTGTTCCTAACAAAATTTGAAGTCTTTGGCACAAAAGTGCATTACCTTTATACAAATGAAGAAGTAGAGGAATGGTTGCAGAGACTTCAAATGGAAGAAACTCGATAA
- a CDS encoding DinB family protein — protein sequence METLNQFNFARIYTLGRIKQVNDVAWDIQPPGFNNTIRWNVGHVYVNAEILSQKAIPSYEIVHPEWVPLFVPETKPSDWDVEPPTSVELVSALKEQTERIKAVLANNLSNFLIESISIGNLHEMNTVEALAQFMVWHEGVHAGIIHALNRATSE from the coding sequence ATGGAAACGTTGAATCAATTTAATTTTGCGAGAATTTATACATTAGGGAGAATTAAACAGGTAAATGATGTCGCATGGGATATCCAACCACCTGGTTTCAATAACACAATACGTTGGAATGTTGGCCATGTGTACGTGAACGCAGAGATACTGTCGCAAAAGGCAATTCCTTCCTATGAAATTGTACATCCGGAATGGGTACCACTATTTGTTCCTGAAACAAAACCAAGTGATTGGGACGTAGAGCCGCCAACTTCAGTTGAATTAGTCAGTGCTTTAAAGGAACAAACAGAGCGAATAAAAGCAGTGCTAGCCAACAATCTATCTAATTTTTTAATAGAGTCCATTTCAATAGGTAATCTACATGAAATGAATACAGTTGAGGCACTCGCACAATTTATGGTTTGGCATGAAGGTGTGCATGCAGGAATTATCCATGCATTGAACCGTGCCACGAGTGAATAA
- a CDS encoding response regulator transcription factor yields MTQFTVLVTDDDQDIRDGIEIYLKNEGYRVLKAANGLEALQLIEENEVHVIVLDIMMPKMDGISATFKIREQKNIPIIMLSAKAEDSDKIHGLSVGADDYVTKPFHPMELVARVKSQLRRYTKLGNYQGQQQVIEIDGLVLNKEAKDLSVEGESVKLTPIEFKITELLMTNAGRVFSINEIYERVWNEPAYNAENIVAVHIRKIREKIETDPKNPRYLKVVWGVGYKIDK; encoded by the coding sequence ATGACACAGTTTACAGTATTGGTAACTGATGACGACCAAGATATTCGAGATGGTATCGAGATCTATTTGAAAAATGAGGGCTACCGGGTTTTAAAAGCTGCTAATGGGTTAGAAGCATTGCAGTTAATAGAAGAAAACGAAGTTCATGTCATCGTGTTAGATATTATGATGCCGAAAATGGATGGAATATCAGCAACTTTTAAAATCAGAGAGCAAAAAAATATCCCAATTATTATGTTAAGCGCTAAAGCAGAGGACTCCGATAAAATTCATGGGCTATCTGTTGGAGCAGATGATTATGTGACGAAGCCTTTTCATCCGATGGAATTGGTGGCACGTGTGAAGTCACAGCTTAGAAGATATACGAAGTTAGGCAATTATCAAGGACAGCAGCAAGTGATTGAAATCGATGGGCTGGTCTTGAATAAAGAAGCGAAGGATCTTTCTGTAGAAGGCGAGTCCGTTAAACTAACGCCGATTGAATTTAAAATAACAGAGCTACTGATGACAAATGCAGGACGCGTTTTTTCCATCAATGAAATATACGAACGTGTTTGGAATGAGCCAGCCTATAACGCTGAAAATATAGTAGCTGTTCATATTCGAAAAATTCGAGAAAAAATAGAAACAGATCCTAAAAATCCTAGATATCTAAAGGTGGTGTGGGGCGTTGGCTATAAAATCGACAAGTAA